A window of Methanomassiliicoccus sp. contains these coding sequences:
- the ftsZ gene encoding cell division protein FtsZ, whose protein sequence is MKSFLSDAISRASAQGGDINSPFDETSADQELVRILESLRTNIKIVGCGGGGSNTIDRLSEVGIVGADVYAANTDAQHLLAIRSPHKILLGRRSTRGLGAGALPHVGEEAAKEVEEELRKVLTGTDIVFVTAGMGGGTGTGSAPFVAKMAKDMGALTIAVVTYPFKAEGAIRAENADWGIERLRQAADTVIVIPNDKLLELCPRLALNAAFKVADEVLVRAIKGITELITKPGLVNLDFNDLKTIMKGAGVAMIGMGEGDDEDRVEHAINEAINSPLIDVDISGATGALVNVTGGENMSISEAEKVAEIIQSRVSANARIIWGAAVDPALKDMVRVMVVVTGVKSKNIIGPREDRSKKIVDVDFIK, encoded by the coding sequence ATGAAATCATTCCTCAGTGATGCCATATCCCGCGCAAGTGCCCAAGGCGGAGACATTAATTCACCGTTCGATGAGACATCGGCCGACCAGGAACTCGTAAGGATCCTTGAGAGCCTGAGGACGAACATCAAGATCGTCGGCTGCGGTGGTGGGGGTTCCAACACCATCGACCGGTTGTCTGAGGTAGGGATCGTGGGCGCAGATGTCTATGCAGCGAACACCGATGCCCAGCACTTGTTGGCGATACGATCCCCACACAAGATCCTCCTGGGAAGGCGCTCTACACGCGGTCTAGGAGCTGGTGCGTTACCTCATGTTGGCGAAGAGGCGGCAAAGGAGGTCGAGGAGGAGCTGAGGAAGGTCCTTACCGGAACTGACATTGTTTTCGTCACTGCGGGCATGGGTGGAGGCACCGGTACTGGCTCTGCTCCCTTCGTGGCCAAGATGGCCAAGGACATGGGAGCTTTGACCATCGCGGTGGTCACATATCCCTTCAAGGCCGAGGGAGCCATAAGAGCTGAGAACGCGGACTGGGGGATCGAGCGGCTCAGGCAGGCCGCGGATACGGTAATTGTCATCCCCAACGACAAGCTCCTGGAGCTCTGCCCGCGTCTGGCCCTCAATGCGGCGTTCAAGGTTGCCGATGAGGTGTTGGTGCGTGCAATAAAAGGTATCACCGAGCTCATCACCAAGCCCGGGCTGGTTAATTTAGACTTCAACGATCTCAAGACCATCATGAAGGGCGCGGGCGTGGCCATGATCGGTATGGGCGAGGGAGATGACGAGGATCGCGTGGAACATGCCATCAACGAGGCCATCAACTCACCGTTGATCGATGTGGACATATCTGGAGCCACAGGTGCGCTGGTGAACGTCACTGGCGGGGAGAACATGAGCATCTCCGAGGCGGAGAAGGTCGCGGAGATCATACAGAGCAGGGTATCCGCGAACGCGCGCATCATATGGGGTGCGGCGGTCGACCCTGCCCTTAAGGACATGGTCCGGGTCATGGTTGTGGTCACCGGCGTGAAGTCCAAGAACATCATCGGTCCCCGCGAGGACCGGTCCAAAAAAATCGTAGACGTCGACTTTATTAAGTAG
- a CDS encoding protein translocase SEC61 complex subunit gamma — translation MDVVEKSWEVQKDIEERVRKIGKGKYGRVIKMARKPSHEEYMKVIQITGLGLLLIGGVGFLIYWLMTYLPTYFG, via the coding sequence ATGGACGTAGTGGAAAAGTCCTGGGAAGTCCAAAAGGACATAGAGGAACGGGTCAGGAAGATCGGAAAGGGCAAGTACGGTCGAGTCATAAAGATGGCCCGTAAGCCCTCTCATGAGGAATACATGAAGGTCATCCAGATCACTGGCCTGGGCCTCCTTCTGATCGGGGGCGTAGGCTTCCTGATCTACTGGCTCATGACATATCTGCCTACGTACTTCGGTTAA